CACGGCCGAGTCGCTCAAGGCCCGTGCCGCCGAGCGGGCCCGGCAGGACCAGCGGGCCCGCGCGTCGCGGGAGTTCCAGCGCCAGACCCTGATCGAGCTGCAGGCCGCGATGGCCGAGTACCGGGCGGCGCTGGACCGGGACCGGGGCCAGATCCTGCCCCTGCGCGGCACGGAGGCGCAGGTCTCGGCGGCCCGGTCGCGGTACCAGATGCTGGTGCACCGCGTGTCGTCGTCCCCCGCGCGGGAGGCCGCCCTGCGGTGGGAGGAGGCGGCCCTGCCCTGGTTCCAGCGCGACGACGCCGGCACCGCCGCGGCGGAGGCGCAGGCGTGGGAGACGGCGATGCGGGTGACCGGTGAGGCCGTCCGCGCCACCGACTGAGCGCGGTCAGGCGGTCTGCAGGCGCTCCGCGACGCCGTGGTCCCGCGCCGCCTCGAGGAGGTAGTCCCAGAACTCCCGGCTGACGTGCACCGCGCGCAGCGCCGCGGCGCCGCCGTCGACCAGCACCCGGGTGACGAGCTCGTCGGCGAAGGAGGGGGTGCCGGCGACCATGCGCCGGAAGTCGACCACGATGACGGCGCCGGCCATGCGCTGACCGAGGCCCTCCACCAGCGCCCGGGCGCGCTCGCGTCCGCCGCTCAGCTGGGGGACCTCGATGGGTGGGAGCACAGAAGTCACGATCGTGGACCTCCTCACAGGCTCAGTCGCACGTGCGCGAGCGTACCGGGGTAGGACGCGGGCAGATCGGTCAGCTCGGAATCCGGGTGCCCGCGCCGGAAGGTACCGCTGGCCTGCCCGCTGACGAGCGTCACGCTGCCGCGGTGCTCACCGGTGATGCCGATGACCCGGCTGATGCCGCGCCCGCGGCCCGGGCGGTCGATGGAGGACACGTGCACCTGCGACGCGCGCACGATCGCCGTCCGGTCGTCGGGCACGGGGACCGTCGCGGCCAGCCGCTCGCGCAGGCCGATGCCGCTGTCGCCGACGGCGAAGGAGATGTCCCCCCGGTTGTCGTAGCGCTGCAGCGCCACGTAGCCGTGCGACCGGGTGCTGTGCTCCAGGACGTTCCGGGCCATCTCGTCGAGCGCGGCGTACAGCGGCTGGACGAGCTCCGGATGGTCGTCGACGTAGGTCTGCACGAGGGCGGCGGCGACGGTGTCGAGCCCGGCCTCCCCGTCGAACCGGCGCAGCTCGACGAGCCGGTGGCCCAGCCGGCGCTCCCGGACCTGCGGGAGGTCGTGGACCACGTCGAGCACCCCGAGCTCCGCACCGAGCCGCATCCGGGTGAGGTAGTTGGCGACGTCGCCGCCCGCGGGCTTGCGGAAGCGGACCGGACGGCGCAGCAGCGTCGCCCGCTCGGCGACGACGGCGAGGCTGACCAGGCCGGCGGGGTCGATGAACCGCAGCCGGGTCAGGTCGATCTCGACCGGTCCAGTGCCGCCCGCGGGGCGCAGGTGTCCCCCGATCCCGTCGTACGTCAACTCGCCGTTCGTGCAGACCGCGACGTCGACGCAACCGGTCCTGGTCATCTCCGTTACATCATCGACCAGGATCCGACAGTCGAGTGACGGCCCGGTCCTCGTGCGTGACGGAAACGGCGGGCCGGGCGGAGCGTCCGGCGGGCCGGGCGCTCCGGCGTGTCGCCCGACACCCGGCACGATCGAGCACCGGGACGGCGGGATCTCGGGTACAGATGCGGGTGGAACCGAGGCCGTCGTGCGTCGAGCCGCTGGGTGCCAGCGATGGGCACCCCGATGGGAGTACGGAACATGGACCGTCCGAGCTGGGTCCCGGCCGAGGTCGACCTGAGTCGCCCGAGTGCGGCCCGGGTGTACGACTACTACCTCGGGGGTTCGCACAACCTGGAGGTCGACCGGCGCATGGCGCGGGAGGCCATCTCCCTGTGGCCGGACCTCCCCGTGATCATGCACGCCAACCGTGCGTTCCTGCGCCGGGCGGTCCGCCACCTGGCGGAACGGGGCACCACCCAGTTCCTCGACATCGGCTCCGGCATCCCCACCGTGGGCAACGTGCACGAGGCCGCGCAGCAGGTGGACCCGGGGGCCCGCGTCGTGTACGTCGACAGCGACCCGGTGGCGGTGGCCCACAGCCGCGCGATCCTGGCCGGGGACGAGCAGACCGCGGTGGTCCACGGCGACCTGCGCGCGCCGGAGACGATCCTGGAGGACCCGGCGGTCCGGACGACGCTCGACCTGGACCAGCCGGTCGCGGTGCTCGTGGTCGCCGTCCTGCACTTCCTGAGCGACGAGGACGACCCCTTCGGGGCGGTGGCACGGATCCGGGACGAGCTGGCCCCGGGCAGTCACCTCGTCCTGTCCCACGCCAGCGCCGACGGACGTCCCGAGGCGGCCGCATCGCACCGCGAGCTCTACAGCCGCACCCCGACGCCGATGACGATGCGCAACCGCGAGGAGATCGCGCGGTTCTTCGAGGGCTTCGAGCTCGTCGACCCCGGGCTGGTGTGGTTGCCGCTCTGGCGGCCGGAGGACCCCGACGCGGCGGCCCGGCACCCGGAGCGGACCACCGGCTTCGCCGGGGTCGGCCGCCGCACGTGAGCACGGCGGTGGCGGGCTCCCGGGACGACGGGGACCGGGCGGGTGCCACCCTCTCCCCGGACCCCGTCGGTGCCCTCGCCGCGCGGTGGGCCGACGCCGTCGCCGGGACCAGCTACGTGCCCCTGCAGCCGGACGAGCTCGAGGAGCTCCTGCGGGGCCTGCTGCACCGTCTCCTCGGTGCGCTCGACGAGCCGCCGGTCCACCAGGGGTCCGTCGGCAGGCAGGTGGGGGCCGCCCTGGTCGACGCCCACTTCACCAACCCGCAGTCGCTCTCCCAGACCCTGTGCGTGCTCCTGGACGGCGGGCCCGGCACCGTCGTGGCCGCGGGCCGGGCGGGGTCGTCCGGTGGACGGGAGGTGCCGCGCGACCCGGCACCTCCCGACCGCCGGTGGCACGCGCTCGTGGCGGCGGTCGCCGAGGGCTTCAGCGCGGCCCTGCAGGAGCGGGCGCTGCGGGAGGAGGAGGAGATCCTGGGCGCGGCCGCGGCGGCCAGGGAGCAGGCGCGGGAGGCGCTGCACGTCAGCCAGGAGCGCTTCCGCGCGGTCTTCGAGGGCGCCGCGATCGGGATCGGGATCGGCGACCTGGACGGCCGGATCCTGGACGTCAACCCCGCCCTGGTGCGGCTCCTGGGTCACCCGGTCGAGGAGTTCCGCCGTCGTTCCGTGCAGGAGTTCATGCACCCCGCCGACGTCGAGCACGTGTGGCGGCTCTACGGCGAGCTGATCCGCGGGGAACGCGAGCACTTCCGGCTGGAGAAGCAGTTCCTCAAGTCCGACGGCGAGTCGGTGTGGACCGACCTCACGGTGTCGTTGCTCCGTGACGGGGACGGCAGGCCCCGCTACCAGCTGGCGCTGGTCCACGACGTCACGGCGCTGCGCCACCTGCGACGCCAGCTCGAGTTCGAGGCCCAGCACGACGCGTTGACCGGACTGCCCAACCGGAGGACGTTCCTCGCCCACCTGGACGCCGTCTTCGCCCGGGCGTCGCCGGGTGCGCGGGTGGGACTGTGCTACCTCGACCTCGACGGTTTCAAGGCGGTCAACGACACGCTGGGGCACGAGGTCGGTGACCAGCTGCTCGTGGCGGTCGCCCAGCGCCTCGAGTCCGTGGTGCGCGACCGCGGGCTGTCGGTCGCCCGGCTCGGCGGGGACGAGTTCGTCGTCCTCGTCCCGGGGACGTCGGGCAGCGCGCAGCTGGTCGCGCTCGCCGAGGAGGTTCTCGCCGCGGTGGCGCAGCCGGTGCAGCTGGGTGGTCGTCGGGTCGAGATCACCGCCAGCGTCGGTGTGGTGGAGCGGTCGATCGGCGACGTCGACCCGGCGGAGCTGCTGCGGGCTGCCGACATGACGCTCTACTGGGCCAAGGCGGACGGCCGGAGCCAGTGGGCGCTGTTCGAGCCGGAGCGCGACGCCAGGGAGATCACCCGGTACCGGCTCTCCTCCGCGCTGCCCGCGGCGCTGGCGGGGGAGGACCTGCTGGTCCACTACCAGCCCCTGCGGCGCCTGTCCGACGGCCGGCTGCACGGGGTGGAGGCGCTGGTCCGGTGGGAGCACCCGCGCATGGGGCTCCTCGGCCCCGAGAGCTTCGTCGGCCTGGCGGAGGAGTCGGGGATGATCGTCCCCCTCGGCCGGCACGTGCTCCGGGCTGCCTGCCGACAGGCGTTCTCCTGGTTCGGAGCCAGCAGGAGCGGGCCGTTCGTCAGCGTCAACCTCGCCAGCCGGCAGCTCCGGGACGAGCACCTGGTCGACGACGTCCGTACCGCGCTCGCCGACAGCGGGCTGCACCCGCAGCAGCTCCAGCTCGAGATCACGGAGAGCGCGGTCATCGGCACCGACCCGCTCACCGGTCACACCCTCGACGCGCTCGCCGGGATGGGCGTGCGCCTGGCCATCGACGACTTCGGTACCGGTTACTCCAACCTCGCCTACCTGCGGCGGCTGCCGCTCGACGAGCTCAAGCTCGACGGTTCCTTCCTCCGCGGACTGCGCTCCGATGGCGCGGTCGACCCCGTCGACGTCCAGCTCGTCGGGTCGATCGTCTCGCTGGCCCACCTCCTGGGCCTCACGGTCACCGCGGAGGGCGTGGAGACGCAGACCCAGGTCACCGTCCTGCGCGAGCTGGACTGCGACGCCGGGCAGGGCACGCACCTCGGCTGCCCGGCCGACCCGGCCGACCTCGGCCGGCTCCTCGACCCGGTGTGAGCGGGTGCGGCTCAGTGGACGCCGCGCTCCTGTCCGGCCCAGTAGGGCGCGCGCAGCTCCCGCTTGAGCACCTTGCCGACGGGGGAGAGCGGCAGCGCGTCGACGACGTCCATCGACCTCGGCACCTTGTAGCCGGCGAGCCGGTCGGCGCAGAAGTCGTGCAGCTGCTCGAGGGTGACGGTGGCGCCGGCCGCCGGGACGACGACGGCGTGCACGCGCTCGCCCCAGGTGTCGTCGGGGACGCCGATGACCGCGCACGTGGCCACCGCCGGGTGCTGCGCGAGGACGTTCTCCACCTCGACCGAGTACACGTTCTCCCCACCGGAGATGATCATGTCCTTGATGCGGTCGGTGAGGTAGACGTAGCCCGCGTCGTCCATCCAGCCGGCGTCGCCGGTGTGCATCCAGCCGCCGCGCAGCGCCTCGGCGGTCTCCTCCGGCCGGTTCCAGTAGCCGAGCATCACGTTGCCGCCGCGGACGACGATCTCGCCGACCTCGCGGCGGGGCAGCTCGACGTCGTCCGGGCCGACGACGCGCACCTCGGTGTGCGGGGCGGCACGGCCGACGGAGCGCCGGTGGGCCGGGTCCTCGTGGTCGGCGGGCCGGAGCACGGTGGCCGCGGGGGCCAGCTCGGTCATGCCGTATCCCTGCATGAAGCGGGCGTTGGGCAGCGCCTTCATCGTCCGGCCGAGCAGGGCGTCGGACATGGGGGAGGCGCCGTACATCACCCGGCGGACGCTGGTGAGGTCGAACTCGTCGACCCGCGGGGAGTCGACCACCAGCTGGATCATCGTGGGGACCAGCAGCAGGTCGGTGACGCCGTGCTCCTGGACGGCGGTCAGCACGGCGACCGGGTCGAACACCGGGATCATCACCTGCGTGCCGCCGATCACGCCGCCGCCGACCCAGCTGGAGAAGGCGGCGAGGTGGAACATCGGCGCGGCGTGCAGGAGGACGCGGCCGGGCGGGAAGTCCTCGCTGGCCAGCCCGCCCATGGACGACGTCAGCAGGTTGTCGTGGCTGAGCATGACGCCCTTGGACCGGCCGGTGGTGCCGCCGGTGTAGAAGACGCCGGCCAGGTCGGCACCGCTGCGGCGGGCGTCCTCGACCGGCTCGTGGTCCTCCACGAGTTCCTCGAAGGCGAGCATGCCGTCGGGGGTCGGGCCGTCGCCCGCGTGGACGACGTGCTCCAGGTGCGGGTGGGCCGCGCGGATGCCGTCGACGCAGCCGGCGAAGACGTCGTCGACGACGAGGACGCGGGCGCCGACCTCGGCGAGCGAGTCGGCGATCTCGGGGACGCTCCACCGGATGTTGACCGGGACGAGGACGCCGCCGGCCCACAGCGTCGCGGCGAGGAACTCGTGATAGCGGTCGGAGTTCAGGGACAGGATGGCCGCCCGCTCGCCGTCCGTGACCCCCAGGTCGCGGAGGGCGGACGCCAGCCGGGCGATCCGGTCGACCGACTCGGCGTGGGTGCGGGTGCGGCCGGCGCAGACGGTGGCGATCTCGTCCGGCCGCTGCTGGACGTGGCGGTGCAGACCCTGGGTGACGTACACGGTGCCGACCTCCTCTTCCGGCGGGTCGTCCGGATGGTGGCGCCGGCGACGTCCGCGGTGCCAGAGGCGGACGGCCCTGAGCCGCGTCACCCGATGACGAAGGCGGTGGTCGACGGGCCGTCGGCGTCGATGCACGAGCCGATGACGGTGAGCGTGCGGCCGTCGGCGGAGGGCGCGATCGCACCGAAGGCACCGGCGCCGCCGCACAGCCCGACGGTCCCGGTGCGCTCGCCGGTGGCCAGGTCGACCGCCGTCAGCTCCGCCGGGTGGTACGAGGCGGACAGCACCAGGTAGGCGAGGCGTCCGGTCGGGTCGACGGCGAGGTCGAGGGCGGTGTCGTCGGTTCCCTCCAGGTCGACCTCGGTCCGCACCCGGCCGTCGACGACGGTGACCAGCCGCCCGGCGTCGAGCGCCTCGTTGACGTAGGCGGCGGCGACGACGGTGCCGTCGGCGGTCACCTGCAGGGCGGTCGGCGTGCTGCCGCGCCCGGCGACCTCGACCGGGTCGCCGTCCGGGCGGAGGTCGGGGGTGAGGTGGAGGAGGACGGTGCCGTCCTCGGGATCGGTGACCAGCGCGGCGAGGCCGCCGTCCGGTGCCGCGGCGAGGTGCGTGACAGGGGCGGGCGCGGTTGCGGTGGCGCGGACGGCGCCGGTGTCGGGGTCGACGGCGGCCAGCCGGGTGCCGCGGGCGAGGTGGAGGGTGTCGCCGTCGAGGAGGACGGCGTCCGGGGGGCCGCCGAGGGGGAGCGGGAGGGTGGCGCCGCCGACCCGCGTCAGCGCGGTGCCGACGACGAGCGGCGTCCCCTCGTCGGTGAGGACGAGCTCGCTGTCCGGCTCGACGGCGGGGATCTCGTGGACGGCGCCGGTCGCCGGGGTGACCAGCCAGCCCCGGTCGGCAGCGCCGACCAGGGCCACGGTCGGACCGTCGGGGCTCGGTGTCAGGTCGTGGAGGACGACGTCCGTGCCGACTGCGCCGTCGAGGTCCACGGTGGCGAGGACGGTGTCGAGCACGTCCGGCGCGGCGTCGTCCCCTCCGGTGCAGGCAGCCGCGAGCAGGAGGGCCAGTGCTGCCGCTCCCAGGCCCAGACGTCGGGTGCGGTCAGCGGCCCCCGGCAGGCTGACGTCGCTCGACCTCGGCCATCAGAGCGGCGACGACCTCGGCGGCCGGGCGGACGTCGGTCACCGAGCCGACGCCGGCCCCCGCGTACATGGCCATCGCGTCGGGGTGGCCCTCCGCGCCGACCACGGGCGGGAGGCCGGACCCCCGCCCCACGGGGACCCGGGCGCCGCCCATGGCCACCGTCCCGACGACGTCGTCGTCCAGCTCGGCGAGCCGCTGCACCGCGGCGATCAGCACCCGGGCCCGTGGGCTGGTGGCGCACAGGGGGCAGACGGCGAACGCGTCGGTGACGACGGTGCAGTCACCGGCGGCGTCGACGACCGCCTGCTTGTACGCCGGGTGGGCGCCGGACTCGGTCGTCGCGAGGAAGCGGGTGCCGATCCGGGCGCCGGCCGCACCGGCCGTCATCACCTCGGTGAAGGCCCGTCCGTCGCTGATGCCGCCGGCCGCGAGGACGGGGACCCCGACCGCGTCGAGCACCTCCCGCAGCAGGGGGAGCAGCGGCGTGGCGCCCCGGACGTGGCCGCCGGCCTCGAGTCCCTGGACCGTGACGACGTCGCAGCCGGCGTCCACCGCGGCCCGCGCCTCCGCGACCGACCCGACCTGCCAGTTGACGAGCGCCCCGGATCGGTGGGCGAGCTCCACCAGCCGCGGCGAGGGGTCGAACCAGAAGAAGTCGACGAGCCGCACCCGCGCGGCGACGTCGGCCAGCAGTCCCTCGTCGACGTCCGGGGTGACCACGTTGGCGGACAGCACGCCGGACGTGCGCCGGCGCATCCCGTCCAGGCGCCGGAGCAGGAGGTCCAGTGGGAGGCCGAGTGCGCTGACCGTGCCGACGCCGCCGGCATCGGCGACCGCCACGACGAGATCCGGCGAGGAGACCGTCCCCATCGGGGCCTGCTGGATCGGGACGGAACAGCCGACCAGCTCGGTGAAGCTCGTCCCCATGGCCGGCCTCCCTTCGGCGCGGTGGCCGAACGGTCCCGCCGGGGGAGGGCGGCGTCAAGGCGTCGACCTGCGGGTGCCGGCGCGCAGCGTGTCCTGATCGTGACGGGCGGCCGCTGGCGTCGCCGCGCGTGAGCGCCGCCGTCGAGACGCCCCTGCTGCCCGACCCCCGCCCGGCCGTGGCCGAGCCGACCCGCCTGGCCGCGGTGGCGAGCTATCGGCTGCCCGGGCACGCCGGGATCGCCGACCTCGACGCCGTGGTGGCGTACATGGCGCGGACGGTGGACGCCCCGATCGCGACGATCAACCTGGTCGGTCCGGACGAGCAGTGCTACCCGGCCGAGCGCGGTGCGGGCGCGCCGTACTCGCAGGTGCCCGACGAGCTGTCGTTCTGCGCGTACGTGGTGGCGCTGCGGGCGCCGCTGGAGGTGTCCGACGCGGCCGAGCACCCGGTGTTCCGCGACAACCCGGCGGTGGTGGCCGGGGCTATCCGCTCCTACCTCGGGGTGCCGCTGATCGACGAGGACGGCTTCGTGCTCGGCTCACTGGGAGTGTTCGACGACGAGCCGCGGGAGTTCACGCCGGCGGAGCAGGCGGTGCTGGAGATCCAGGTCCGGCTGGTGCGCAGCGTGCTGTCGCTGCGGCGGCAGGTGGCCTGGCACGAGTGGGACGCCGGGCTGTTGGCCGCGCAGGGGCGGACGCTGGAGGCGGTGGCGGCGGGGCTGCCGCTGGAGTCGGTGCTCGACACGCTGGCGTCGTCGACGGCCGAGCTGGGTTCCGAGGCGGACGCCGCGCAGTCGCGGCGGCTGCGGGAGACGGTGGACCGGCTGACCGCGGTGGCGGTGAAGGCGGACGGCTGGAAGCAGGCGCTGCTGCGGTCGGCGCGACAGGACCCGCTGACCGGATTGGCCAACCGCAGCCACCTGCTCGACACCGGCCGCGCGGCGCTGGCCGTCGGGGGAGCGGTGCTGTTCGTGGACGTCGACCGGTTCAAGGAGGTCAACGACCGCGGCGGGCACGCGGTGGGGGACCAGCTGCTCGTGCGGCTGGCCGAGCGGATGCGCCGGCACGTGGAGCGGGAGCTGCCGGGGGCCGTGGTCGGCCGGCTGGGCGGGGACGAGTTCGTGGCGGTCCTGCCCGGGGTGGACGCCGCTGCGGCCGAGGCCATCGGGCACGGGCTCGCCGCTGTCCTGGTGGACGAGGTCGAGGTGGGACGGCGGACCGTACGGGTGTCGGCCTCGATCGGGCTGGCGATGGCTACGCCCGGGACGACGCTGGACGAGGTCCTCTCGCTGGCGGACCGGGCGATGTACGGCGCCAAGGAGCGCGGCCGAGGCGTGCTCCACATGGTCGAGGCGGAGAACGCGCCCGCATAGGCAGTTCCGCTCCGACGGCTTTCCGCCGAATACCGCAGCCGCCCGACTCGACACCTGCTCCGCCAGGCTGGGCTCTGCCTCGCAAGGGTGCTCGGCATCTCTGCGGCGATGGCCCGCATGTATCCCGCTACGGATGACTCCTCTACAGCGGTGCTCCGGAGGCGGGCGTTGCGATGCATCACCCGCCCACTCAATTCCCGCTGATCGGGTGCCGCGGGGTGCTGACGTGCAATAAGGCGGGTTATCGGCTCCTCGCTCTACGACAACGACTGGGCGGCTAGGGTCATCCCACTTGTTGCGGAGGAGGTGCTTGATGTCGACGTCTGAGCTGACCCGGCTACTCACCCTGCCTGACATCGCGGCCCTGGCCGGCGTGCAACGCCCGGTTGTGTCGATGTGGCGCACTCGGGTCTCCGTCCGCGGCGTCACCGTCCCGTTTCCGGTGGCCGCCGCAGTCATCGACGGTGTCGAGCACTTCGCCATGGACGACGTCGTCGCCTACCTGGGCGCCACCGGACGCGGCCGCAACACGGAGTCTGCGCTGGACGCCCCCGCATTGGCCGCACCAGTTGGTGCCGAGCACTCCTCCGCGGAGACGCTGCTGGCGCTGGCCCTGGTCACCGGCGAGGACCTGGCCGACGCCGACCTCATCGCGCTGGCCACCGAGGTCGACCCCGACGATGCGTTCTTGCTCGGCGAGGTGCGCCGAGGAGGCTGGCCCGCCGTCCTCCCGGGGTTCATCGACGAGCTGGTTGCCGCCTCCCTTGGCCATGAGGATGCGCTCAGCCGCCTGGACGGCGGCCGTCTCGCCCGTGGGGTCGGCGCCCGCGGCTGCACTCAGGAGTTGGTTGACCTGGTTGCCAGCGTCGCAGCCGCCGGGCGAAGCGGCGCCGTCCTCGACCCGAGCGCTGACCCGTTGCTGGACCGAGCACTGGCGCCGCTTTTCACCGCACTGCTGGCTGATGACCGGAGGCTTCGCCGCCACGCCGCCATCCTGGGTTGGGCCGTGACGGACAGGGGGACCACCAGCCCTGTTGTCCGTGTGCGGTCGCTGCTCGGTCAGCCGAGGGACGACGTCCTGAATGCCCTGGACGAGTTGGCCGTGGACCTCCGACCGGGCGATGTCGCCGTGGCGCTTGGTCCTGCCGCGACGATGACCGACGAGCTGACCGGCAAGGCCGCGAAGCTCCGCGCCTCGACGCTACGCCCCGGGCCGTTGGTTGCCGCGCTTCGCCTCCCTCGGGGGATGTGGCGCACCGCCCACCGGCAGAGTCCGGCGGTCTGGGTACTGAGCGGAGGCGACGGTCGCAAGGAGGTCTGTCTGGCAGACCTGGACAATGGCGGCGGTATCGATCTGACCGACCTGTCCGCCGACATCGCTCAGGCGGTGACACCGATGGGCAGCGGAAGGACCGAGGCCCGCGCCTACCGCTACCTACGCCCCCGCGACCTCCGGCAGGTGCTGGCCGGCGGCCCGCTGGTGCCGCGCGGCACCCGAGCTCAGCACCTGCCTGTCGAGGACGGAGTGCTAGACCGTGCGTACGCCGCGGCGAGTGTGCTGGTCGAGCCGCTGCCCCAGGTCACGACATCGCTGACGGTCAGGCGCGAGCGCCCGGTCGCGAGCTCCGTGTCGCTGGGTGAGCTCGTCGCCGCCAAGAGACTCACACTGCGTCAGGGGCGCCGGATAGCGCCCGCGGACGGGCATCCCGCGGGCACAGTGCATGTCCTGACCGCTGACGGCAGCCTGGACGGCGTCCTGCTTGACCCATTCGATGCCCGCGCCCGCAGCGGCGGCTGGACCGAGCCGGGCGACGTCGTCTTCCTGGAGAAGCCCCAGGCCCGAGCCGAGGTTGACAGCCGCGGCGGCAACCTGGTGGGTACGCCAAGTCGCATCTTGCGCCTGGCCGAGAACGCGCCAGTCAGTGCCCACGTACTGGCGGAGCGGATCAACCAGGCCCCGCCGGGCACCGAGTGGCGGACCTGGGAGGTGCCCGCGCTTCCCCGTGCCGAGGCTGAGTCACTCGGCACCCGGCTGGCCGAGGTCAATCGGTACCGCACCGAACTCCGTCGGCGGGAACAGGCCCTGAACGCCTGGGCCGACGCGCTTGTTACCGGGGTTGCGGCGGGTTCGCTCGCCGTCCCGGACACCACTACAACCCTCGAGAACAGGTGAGTCCCATGCCCCCCCGTCTCAAGCAGACCACTGCCCCTTCGACGATGAAGGAGCTCAAGGACACCCTGTGGAAGGCCGCCGACAAGCTCCGCGGCTCGTTGTCGGCGCACCAGTACAAGGACGTGATCCTCGGGTTGGTGTTCCTGAAGTACGTGTCCGACGCTTACGACGAGCGGCGCGAGCAGATCCGCGCCGACGCCAAGGCGGACGGGTGGACCGAGGATCAGGTCGCCGGGCTGATCGACGACCGGGACGAGTACCAGGGGTACGGGGTGTTCGTCGTCCCGCCGGTCGCGCGGTGGAGCTACTTGGCGCAGTACGCCAAGGGTAAGCCGGCCGAGGGCCTCGAGCCCGATCGCACGATCGGTGAGCTGATCGTGGCGGCGATGGACGCGCTCATGGTGGCCAACGAGAGCCTGCGCGGCACGCTGCCCCGGCTCTACAACAACGACAACATCGACCAGCGCCGTCTGGGCGAGTTGATCGATCTGTTCAACAGCGCCCGGTTCAGCCGGCGGGGCGAGCACCGGGCCCGGGACCTGATGGGCGAGGTCTACGAGTACTTCCTGGGCAATTTCGCGCGGGCAGAGGGCAAGCGCGGTGGGGAGTTCTTCACCCCGCCGTCGGTTGTGAAGGTGTTGGTCGAGGTTCTGGAGCCGACCAAGGGCCGGGTCTATGACCCGTGCTGCGGCTCGGGCGGCATGTTCGTGCAGACGACGAAGTTCCTGCGCGAGCACGACGGCGACCCGAGCGAGGTGGCGATCTTCGGTCAGGAGTCGATCGAGGAGACCTGGCGCATGGCCAAGATGAACCTGGCCATCCACGGCATCGAGCACAAGGGCCTCGGTGCGCGGTGGGGTGACACCTTCGCGCGCGATCAACACGGCGATCTGCAGATGGACTACGTGCTCGCCAACCCGCCCTTCAACGTGAAGGACTGGACGCGCAGCGCGGACGACCCGCGCTGGGCGTACGGGGTGCCGCCGGCGAACAACGCCAACTACGCGTGGATCCAGCACATCCTGTCCAAACTGGCGCCGCGTGGACAGGCCGGCGTGGTGATGGCGAACGGATCGATGTCCTCGCAGAGCAACGGCGAGGGCGACATCCGGGCGGCGATCGTCGAGGCCGACCTGGTGTCGTGCATGGTGGCGCTGCCGACGCAGCTGTTCCGCTCCACCGGCATCCCGGTGTGCCTGTGGTTCTTCGCCCGGGACAAGGGCGCCCGCGCCGGCGAGGTGCTGTTCATCGACGCCCGGGAGCTGGGCGTGATGGTCGACCGCGCCGAGCGGGCGCTCACCGACGAGGAGATCGTGCGGATCGGCGACACCTTCCACGCCTGGCGCGGCTCGGCCTCAGCCGCGGCCAAGGGCCTGTCGTACGAGGACGTGCCCGGCTTCTGCCGTTCGGTGCCGCTGGCCGAGATCAAGGAGGCCGACTACGCGCTGACGCCTGGCCGGTACGTCGGCTCCGCCGCCGTCGAGGACGACGGCGAACCCCTCGACGCCAAGATAGACCGACTCCGCGGCGAACTCCTGGCCGCCTTCGACGAATCCAACCGCCTCGAACAGCTCGTCCGCACCCAACTGGAGCGCCTCCATGCCTGACCGTCCGCTTTCTTCCGTAGCGGTGGAGCGAGGCTTGGCGGGCGGCCCATTCGGCTCAAACCTCGTCAATAGCGACTACTCGGTGAACGGGGTTCCGGTCATCCGAGGTGCCA
This region of Geodermatophilus bullaregiensis genomic DNA includes:
- a CDS encoding ATP-binding protein, with translation MTRTGCVDVAVCTNGELTYDGIGGHLRPAGGTGPVEIDLTRLRFIDPAGLVSLAVVAERATLLRRPVRFRKPAGGDVANYLTRMRLGAELGVLDVVHDLPQVRERRLGHRLVELRRFDGEAGLDTVAAALVQTYVDDHPELVQPLYAALDEMARNVLEHSTRSHGYVALQRYDNRGDISFAVGDSGIGLRERLAATVPVPDDRTAIVRASQVHVSSIDRPGRGRGISRVIGITGEHRGSVTLVSGQASGTFRRGHPDSELTDLPASYPGTLAHVRLSL
- a CDS encoding SAM-dependent methyltransferase yields the protein MDRPSWVPAEVDLSRPSAARVYDYYLGGSHNLEVDRRMAREAISLWPDLPVIMHANRAFLRRAVRHLAERGTTQFLDIGSGIPTVGNVHEAAQQVDPGARVVYVDSDPVAVAHSRAILAGDEQTAVVHGDLRAPETILEDPAVRTTLDLDQPVAVLVVAVLHFLSDEDDPFGAVARIRDELAPGSHLVLSHASADGRPEAAASHRELYSRTPTPMTMRNREEIARFFEGFELVDPGLVWLPLWRPEDPDAAARHPERTTGFAGVGRRT
- a CDS encoding putative bifunctional diguanylate cyclase/phosphodiesterase gives rise to the protein MSTAVAGSRDDGDRAGATLSPDPVGALAARWADAVAGTSYVPLQPDELEELLRGLLHRLLGALDEPPVHQGSVGRQVGAALVDAHFTNPQSLSQTLCVLLDGGPGTVVAAGRAGSSGGREVPRDPAPPDRRWHALVAAVAEGFSAALQERALREEEEILGAAAAAREQAREALHVSQERFRAVFEGAAIGIGIGDLDGRILDVNPALVRLLGHPVEEFRRRSVQEFMHPADVEHVWRLYGELIRGEREHFRLEKQFLKSDGESVWTDLTVSLLRDGDGRPRYQLALVHDVTALRHLRRQLEFEAQHDALTGLPNRRTFLAHLDAVFARASPGARVGLCYLDLDGFKAVNDTLGHEVGDQLLVAVAQRLESVVRDRGLSVARLGGDEFVVLVPGTSGSAQLVALAEEVLAAVAQPVQLGGRRVEITASVGVVERSIGDVDPAELLRAADMTLYWAKADGRSQWALFEPERDAREITRYRLSSALPAALAGEDLLVHYQPLRRLSDGRLHGVEALVRWEHPRMGLLGPESFVGLAEESGMIVPLGRHVLRAACRQAFSWFGASRSGPFVSVNLASRQLRDEHLVDDVRTALADSGLHPQQLQLEITESAVIGTDPLTGHTLDALAGMGVRLAIDDFGTGYSNLAYLRRLPLDELKLDGSFLRGLRSDGAVDPVDVQLVGSIVSLAHLLGLTVTAEGVETQTQVTVLRELDCDAGQGTHLGCPADPADLGRLLDPV
- a CDS encoding long-chain-fatty-acid--CoA ligase — encoded protein: MYVTQGLHRHVQQRPDEIATVCAGRTRTHAESVDRIARLASALRDLGVTDGERAAILSLNSDRYHEFLAATLWAGGVLVPVNIRWSVPEIADSLAEVGARVLVVDDVFAGCVDGIRAAHPHLEHVVHAGDGPTPDGMLAFEELVEDHEPVEDARRSGADLAGVFYTGGTTGRSKGVMLSHDNLLTSSMGGLASEDFPPGRVLLHAAPMFHLAAFSSWVGGGVIGGTQVMIPVFDPVAVLTAVQEHGVTDLLLVPTMIQLVVDSPRVDEFDLTSVRRVMYGASPMSDALLGRTMKALPNARFMQGYGMTELAPAATVLRPADHEDPAHRRSVGRAAPHTEVRVVGPDDVELPRREVGEIVVRGGNVMLGYWNRPEETAEALRGGWMHTGDAGWMDDAGYVYLTDRIKDMIISGGENVYSVEVENVLAQHPAVATCAVIGVPDDTWGERVHAVVVPAAGATVTLEQLHDFCADRLAGYKVPRSMDVVDALPLSPVGKVLKRELRAPYWAGQERGVH
- a CDS encoding YncE family protein, translated to MLDTVLATVDLDGAVGTDVVLHDLTPSPDGPTVALVGAADRGWLVTPATGAVHEIPAVEPDSELVLTDEGTPLVVGTALTRVGGATLPLPLGGPPDAVLLDGDTLHLARGTRLAAVDPDTGAVRATATAPAPVTHLAAAPDGGLAALVTDPEDGTVLLHLTPDLRPDGDPVEVAGRGSTPTALQVTADGTVVAAAYVNEALDAGRLVTVVDGRVRTEVDLEGTDDTALDLAVDPTGRLAYLVLSASYHPAELTAVDLATGERTGTVGLCGGAGAFGAIAPSADGRTLTVIGSCIDADGPSTTAFVIG